A window of Saccharomyces eubayanus strain FM1318 chromosome XII, whole genome shotgun sequence contains these coding sequences:
- the SMC6 gene encoding DNA repair protein SMC6 — protein sequence MTSTVVGNKRPIEQVDDELLSLTAQQENEQQQQQRKRRRHQFAPMTQFSNNTLDEEDSGIRSNSETTVADNDAFLEESPSGYIKKVILRNFMCHEHFELELGSRLNFIVGNNGSGKSAILTAITIGLGAKASETNRGSSLKDLIREGCYSAKITLHLDNSKYGAYQQGTFGNEIIVERTIKRDGPASFSLKSENGKEISSKKKDIQTVVDYFSVPVSNPMCFLSQDAARSFLTASTSQDKYSHFMKGTLLQEITENLVYASAIHDSAQENMGLHLENLKSLKAEYEDAKKLLRELNQTSDLSERKMLLQAKSLWIDIAHNTDACKNLEDEISGIQHKIDEISEKINSRQEKIERYTSDGATVEGEIDSKVVYVNEKDSDHQNARQLLRDVKSRFEKEKSNQAEAESNIDQGKKKVNALNKTIAHLEEELTKEMGGDKDQMRKELEQLEKDNEKLRDVNNSLVVNLQDSQNEEKDIQHERESELRIATRSIQNKKIELQNIAKGNDTFLMNFDRNMDMLLRTIEQRKNEFQTPPIGPLGSFVTIKKDFEKWARSIQRAISSSLNSFVVSNAKDNRLFRDIIRSCGIRSNIPIVTYRLNQFDYSRGKAHGNYPTIVDALDFTKPEIECLFVDLSKIEKIVLIADKNEARNFLQRTPANVNMALSLRDRRSGFQLSGGYRLDTVTYQDKIRLKVNSSSDNGASYLQDLIEQETKEIQHIRDRYEEKLGVVRLKINEIDVRLRNTKNEMRKTNSRITELKMNVGKVVDTGILNSKINERKNQEQAIAGYEAAKEELGLKIEQIAQEAQPIKEQYDSTKLALVEAQDELQQLKEDINSRQSKIQKFKDDIVYYQDKKKSYQENIKKIEANVAVLNEGIQKQIENACGFCSKEQLEGVDLPDTQDEIKRELEKVSRMIQKAEKSLGLSQEEVIELFEKCRNKYKEGQKKYVEIDEALNRLHNSLKARDQNYKNAEKGTCFDADMDFRASLKVRKFSGNLSFIKDTKSLEIYILTTNDEKARNVDTLSGGEKSFSQMALLLATWKPMRSRIIALDEFDVFMDQVNRKIGTTLIVKKLKDIARTQTIIITPQDIGKIADIDSSGVSIHKMRDPERQNNSNFYN from the coding sequence ATGACTTCAACAGTGGTTGGTAATAAAAGGCCTATAGAGCAGGTTGACGATGAGTTGCTTTCATTGACTGCCCAACAGGAAAACgaacagcaacagcaacagaGAAAGCGCAGACGCCACCAGTTTGCTCCTATGACTCAATTCAGCAATAATACGctggatgaagaagacagtGGCATCAGGAGCAATTCCGAGACTACAGTGGCGGATAACGATGCCTTTTTGGAGGAATCGCCTTCTGGATATATCAAAAAAGTAATCTTAAGAAACTTTATGTGCCATGAACACTTTGAACTTGAGCTAGGTTCCCGATTAAATTTTATTGTCGGTAACAACGGTAGTGGTAAAAGTGCCATATTGACTGCTATTACTATTGGTTTGGGAGCCAAGGCAAGTGAGACCAATAGAGGCTCGTCTTTAAAGGACTTGATTCGAGAAGGCTGCTATTCTGCCAAAATTACTCTTCATCTAGACAATAGCAAGTATGGTGCCTATCAACAAGGAACTTTTGGTAATGAAATTATAGTAGAGAGAACAATCAAGAGAGATGGACCTGCCTCTTTTAGTTTGAAATCTGAAAACGGGAAGGAGATCAGcagtaagaaaaaagatattcaaACTGTAGTGGACTATTTTTCTGTTCCTGTAAGTAACCCAATGTGTTTTTTATCACAAGATGCAGCCCGGTCTTTCCTAACTGCTAGCACTTCTCAAGATAAATATAGCCATTTTATGAAAGGGACTTTACTGCAAGAAATCACTGAAAATTTGGTTTATGCCAGTGCCATTCATGATAGTGCACAGGAAAACATGGGACTGCatttagaaaatttgaagtcTTTGAAGGCCGAATATGAAGATGCTAAGAAATTGTTACGAGAGTTGAATCAGACTTCAGACTTAAGCGAGAGAAAAATGCTTTTACAAGCGAAATCATTATGGATTGATATTGCGCATAACACGGATGCCTGCAAAAACTTGGAAGATGAGATCAGTGGTATTCAGCACAAAATCGATGAAATTTCTGAGAAAATTAACAGCAGgcaagaaaagattgaaCGTTACACATCTGACGGTGCAACTGTTGAAGGAGAAATCGATTCCAAGGTCGTATATGTTAATGAAAAGGATAGCGATCATCAAAATGCAAGGCAGCTATTAAGGGACGTTAAGAGTAggtttgaaaaggaaaaaagtaatCAAGCTGAAGCGGAAAGTAATATTGATCAaggtaagaaaaaagtcaatgctttaaataaaacaattGCTCATTTGGAAGAGGAACTGACGAAAGAAATGGGGGGTGATAAAGATCAGATGAGAAAGGAACTTGAACAAttagaaaaagataatgaaaaattgagaGATGTTAATAATTCTCTGGTTGTTAATTTACAAGATTCACagaacgaagaaaaagacattCAGCATGAACGTGAATCAGAATTGAGAATCGCTACGCGTAGcattcaaaacaaaaaaatagagTTACAGAATATTGCCAAAGGTAATGATACTTTCTTAATGAACTTCGATCGTAACATGGATATGCTTCTGAGGACCAtagaacaaagaaaaaacgaGTTTCAAACTCCTCCAATCGGGCCATTGGGTTCCTTTGTAACTATCAAAAAAGATTTCGAGAAGTGGGCACGTTCTATCCAAAGAGCCATATCATCTTCCTTGAATTCATTTGTTGTGTCGAACGCAAAGGATAATAGGCTATTCAGGGACATTATAAGGTCATGCGGTATAAGAAGCAATATCCCTATTGTTACCTATCGTTTAAATCAATTCGATTATTCAAGAGGTAAGGCACACGGTAACTATCCAACCATAGTGGACGCGCTGGATTTTACAAARCCAGAAATTGAGTGCCTATTCGTTGATTTaagtaaaattgaaaaaatagtgTTGATAGCtgataaaaatgaagcTAGAAATTTCTTACAGAGAACTCCGGCAAATGTTAATATGGCTTTGTCGTTGAGAGATAGACGTAGTGGTTTCCAACTTTCAGGTGGCTATAGGCTAGATACGGTTACGTATCAAGATAAAATCAGGTTAAAGGTTAATTCATCATCCGATAATGGGGCCAGCTATTTGCAGGACCTGATTGAACAAGAGACCAAAGAAATACAACATATACGAGATCGTTATGAGGAGAAATTGGGTGTTGTAAggttaaaaataaatgaaatagATGTTCGACTCAGAAAcacaaaaaatgaaatgagAAAAACTAATTCGAGAATCACggaattgaaaatgaatgTTGGGAAAGTAGTCGATACAGGTATACTGAATTCGAAAATCAATGAGAggaaaaatcaagaacaagCCATCGCCGGTTACGAAGCTGCTAAAGAAGAACTTGGGTTGAAGATTGAACAAATTGCACAAGAAGCTCAACCCATCAAAGAGCAATACGATTCTACAAAATTAGCTCTGGTGGAAGCGCAGGATGAATTACAGCAACTAAAGGAAGACATCAACAGTCGTCAATCCAAGAtacaaaaattcaaagatgatattgtttattaccaagataaaaagaaatcttATCaggaaaatataaaaaaaattgaagccAATGTAGCGGTATTAAATGAAGGTATACAAAAACAGATTGAAAATGCTTGTGGATTTTGTTCAAAGGAGCAACTGGAAGGTGTCGACTTACCGGATACTCAAGATGAAATCAAACGTGAACTGGAAAAAGTCTCGAGGATGATCCAAAAGGCTGAGAAAAGCTTAGGGTTGTCACAGGAAGAGGTTATTGAGCTATTTGAGAAATGTAGAAATAAATACAAAGAAGGTCAAAAGAAATACGTGGAGATAGACGAGGCACTAAACAGGTTGCATAATTCCCTAAAAGCTCGTGACCAGAACTACAAAAATGCAGAAAAGGGAACATGCTTTGACGCAGACATGGATTTCCGTGCATCCTTGAAAGTTCGAAAATTCTCTGGGAACCTTTCTTTCATCAAAGATACCAAGAGCTTAGAGATATATATCTTAACCACTAACGATGAAAAAGCAAGGAATGTAGACACTTTATCTGGTGGTGAAAAGTCCTTTTCCCAAATGGCATTGTTATTGGCTACATGGAAACCTATGCGTTCTAGGATTATTGCATTGGACGAGTTCGACGTTTTCATGGATCAAGTGAATAGAAAGATTGGTACCACTCTAATAGTCAAAAAGCTAAAAGATATTGCAAGAACTCAAACTATTATCATTACTCCTCAAGACATCGGGAAAATTGCTGATATCGACAGTTCCGGTGTTAGTATACACAAAATGAGAGATCCTGAACGACAAAATAACTCCAACTTTTATAATTAA
- the CTF3 gene encoding Ctf3p: protein MSLVLDDIVRSLTNSNERTPLQTLKTTLHLLYEKSKQYGLSSPQLQVLVRFICETSVIDTVTKVYIVENCFLPNEYLTKDPILEVINHLGTPTVFSRYRIQTPPVLQSALCKWLVHVYFLFPVPSEWGRNISGSIWLHLWQFSFLQKWITYLIIWQTSTPNDVKPWKVSIIRKCAMNPGYRDAPATATLILQRYQGLVGASNQLIELIININCNKKTLKNHKNLKLDTHFLSALQRILSRAHPASFPVEVVQNTVDMFLNEIHQLGTASTRPLRLQSLPGHSSSNGMVSLLDITSLDQLAQNWTQLYIPNDVDSMLAPSSNINSSLQPRVLSRESLRHLYPCITLIKNGRQTSSSSSSSSPREWCIWQLKRCFAHQAEAPRDLLYTIVSISSMDNELSYQIIQTFCNLKYLKHDEYTLKNICGGILPLWKPQLISGTREFFVKFIAGVLMWSTHDGYDNNRTFPEICFYILQMITNWLLDDKLMTLGLTLLHDIQSLLTLDQIFNNSTSNRFSTMAIITSLNVLIQLSTQSNSDYAIQYLILGPDIMNKIFTSDDPLLLSTACQYLIATKNKLMQYPPTNKYVQTQNQYIMDLTNYLYRNKVFSSKSLFGIPIDFFKMTLENVYVPTVDFKNLKFFTITGIPAYAYTCVIILKQLESTQNTRIKFTSGIINEETFKDFVRINHSEFTQQGWIKGISNINDLRVEILKHASTTANPYSGIAVFLFTYLKSLSKYNPQNP, encoded by the coding sequence ATGAGTCTGGTACTAGACGACATCGTCCGCTCGCTGACAAATTCTAACGAAAGAACACCTCTACAGACCCTCAAGACCACCTTGCACCTGCTGTacgaaaaatcaaaacaatatGGTCTCTCATCACCACAACTACAAGTGCTCGTACGGTTCATTTGCGAGACCTCTGTGATAGACACCGTGACAAAAGTGTACATCGTGGAAAACTGTTTCCTGCCGAACGAGTACCTGACCAAGGACCCCATCTTGGAGGTCATTAACCATCTCGGTACGCCAACCGTGTTCTCTCGGTATCGCATACAAACCCCCCCGGTCTTACAATCAGCACTGTGCAAATGGCTGGTGCACGTCTACTTCCTGTTTCCTGTACCTTCGGAATGGGGCCGTAACATATCGGGCTCCATCTGGTTGCATTTATGGCAGTTTTCCTTTCTGCAAAAATGGATAACTTACCTCATTATTTGGCAAACCTCCACGCCAAATGACGTCAAGCCCTGGAAAGTGTCCATCATCAGGAAATGCGCCATGAATCCCGGTTACCGAGATGCTCCCGCCACTGCGACGTTGATCTTGCAACGCTACCAGGGCCTCGTGGGTGCCTCCAACCAACTCATCGAATTGATTATAAATATTAATTGTAATAAGAAAACCCTGAAAAATCACAAAAATCTGAAACTAGATACACATTTCCTATCCGCTTTACAACGAATATTGTCTAGAGCTCATCCCGCCAGTTTTCCCGTGGAGGTTGTTCAGAATACAGTCGATATGTTTTTAAATGAAATCCATCAACTAGGTACCGCCTCCACACGCCCACTCCGGCTTCAATCATTACCAGGACATTCATCCTCAAATGGTATGGTCTCCCTACTGGATATCACTTCATTGGATCAACTAGCCCAAAACTGGACGCAACTATATATTCCCAATGACGTGGATTCTATGCTGGCTCCGTCCTCAAATATCAATTCTTCACTACAGCCAAGAGTCCTATCTAGAGAATCGCTCAGGCATTTATACCCCTGTATCACTCTAATCAAAAATGGTCGCCAgacatcatcatcatcgtcatcgtcatcaccACGTGAGTGGTGCATTTGGCAATTAAAACGATGTTTTGCACATCAGGCAGAGGCTCCTCGAGATCTGTTATATACCATCGTTTCAATCTCCTCAATGGACAACGAATTGTCTTATCAGATCATTCAAACATTTTGCAATTTGAAATACCTAAAGCACGACGAATATACCTTGAAGAACATTTGCGGCGGTATCTTGCCATTATGGAAACCCCAATTAATTAGCGGTACAAGAGAATTTTTCGTTAAATTTATAGCTGGTGTCCTCATGTGGAGTACCCACGATGGCTACGATAACAATCGAACCTTCCCTGAGATatgtttttatattttacaaatgATTACGAATTGGCTTCTCGATGATAAGCTAATGACGCTTGGACTGACACTACTGCACGACATACAAAGCTTGCTCACTTTAGaccaaattttcaacaattcCACCTCAAATCGATTTTCCACCATGGCAATAATCACTTCATTGAACGTTTTGATTCAGTTATCTACACAGAGCAATTCAGACTACGCGATTCAATATTTGATATTGGGTCCGGACATCATGAACAAAATCTTCACCTCTGATGACCCTTTACTTTTATCAACCGCATGCCAATATTTAATCgcaacaaaaaataaattaatGCAGTACCCACcaacaaacaaatatgtTCAAACACAAAATCAGTATATCATGGATTTAACAAATTATCTATATAGAAATAAAGTGTTTTCATCCAAAAGTCTATTTGGTATCCCAATagactttttcaaaatgactCTAGAAAACGTTTATGTTCCAACCGtggatttcaaaaatttgaaattttttacaATAACTGGTATCCCAGCATATGCGTATACTTGTGTCATTATTCTCAAGCAATTAGAATCAACCCAAAATACCAGAATAAAATTTACCAGCGGTATTATAAATGAAGAGACGTTCAAGGATTTCGTTCGAATAAACCACAGCGAGTTCACTCAGCAAGGTTGGATTAAGGGTATATCTAATATCAACGATTTAAGAGTCGAAATATTAAAACACGCAAGTACAACAGCCAACCCGTATAGCGGAATTGCCGTATTCTTATTTACCTATTTGAAAAGTCTCTCCAAGTATAATCCACAGAACCCGTAA
- the NAM2 gene encoding leucine--tRNA ligase NAM2, whose amino-acid sequence MLHRSSRRFLSTQRKGPGPAVQKLIAIGEKWKQKTIRGFPKQEGQDKGSKYILCQFPYPSGMLHIGHLRVYVISDSLNRFYRQRGYDVIHPMGWDAFGLPAENAAIERGINPAIWTRENISKMKQQMESMLANFDWDRELATCDPEYYKFTQWIFLKLFENGLAYRKEAEINWDPVDKTVLANEQVDAQGRSWRSGAIVEKKQLKQWFLGITKFAPKLRKHLSQLKDWPSNVKQMQNNWIGESLGTELIFKVTDSRFEDLVVFTTRPETLFAVQYVALALDHPVVQKYCETIPDLKDFLSKCNILPDDTKEGFHLPNISAVNPLTKEEVPIFVAPYVISGYGSAPSAVMGCPGHDSRDFEFWKQNCPGQHIKTCITPFFDDTSKLSEKEKQELIETVPFTSTDGVLTKVSGDYSGVFTGVARKSIMGKLHTEKLSKNVVRYKIRDWLISRQRYWGTPIPIVHCDSCGPVPVPESDLPVKLPDIKELNTKGNPLSTIKEFVNVDCPSCGNPAKRETDTMDTFIDSSWYYFRYLDPKNTSKPFDREIASKHMPVDIYIGGVEHAILHLLYSRFIAKFLGSINAWDDPTGMFEPFKKLVTQGMVQGKTYIDPDTGRFLMSDELEYMNNSSDSNSVIIKANGKVPMVSYEKMSKSKHNGADPNECISKHGPDATRAHILFQSPVADALNWDESKIVGIERWLQKVLALTKNILNLKENLTISKEYKTPTDLNDAEVKLHNDVQRYLKSITESFEIHLSLNTVISDYMKLTNILEAALRKGEIRNEMMVQNLQKLVNSIYPVVPSISEEAAEMISSQMEWNQYQWPAVERATESQFKKFQIVVNGRVKFMYTADKNFFKLGRDAVIETLMKLPEGRMYLMNKKIKKFVMKYNVVSFLFHK is encoded by the coding sequence ATGCTGCATCGATCTTCAAGACGGTTTTTATCcactcaaagaaaaggtcCCGGTCCTGCTGTGCAGAAGCTGATTGCAATTGGCGAGAAATGGAAACAGAAGACCATCCGTGGGTTCCCCAAACAAGAAGGCCAAGATAAAGGGTCAAAATATATCTTGTGCCAGTTTCCGTATCCCTCCGGAATGTTACATATAGGACACCTTCGAGTGTATGTTATTAGCGATTCCTTAAATAGATTTTACAGGCAAAGAGGCTACGACGTGATACATCCAATGGGGTGGGATGCTTTTGGATTACCTGCCGAAAATGCTGCTATCGAAAGGGGTATTAACCCTGCCATATGGACCAGAgagaatatttcaaaaatgaaacaacAAATGGAAAGTATGCTGGCCAATTTTGACTGGGACCGAGAACTAGCCACATGTGATCCtgaatattataaattCACTCAGtggatttttttaaaacTGTTCGAAAATGGCTTGGCTTACCGCAAGGAGGCTGAAATTAATTGGGATCCTGTTGATAAGACGGTCTTGGCTAATGAACAAGTAGATGCCCAGGGCCGTTCTTGGAGATCAGGAGCAATTGTAGAGAAAAAGCAACTTAAGCAATGGTTCTTGGGAATAACAAAATTTGCTCCTAAATTGAGAAAACACTTGAGTCAATTGAAGGACTGGCCTTCCAATGTGAAACAAATGCAAAATAATTGGATAGGTGAATCTCTAGGTACAGAACTGATCTTTAAAGTTACCGATTCCagatttgaagatttaGTAGTGTTTACAACAAGACCTGAAACCTTATTTGCGGTGCAGTACGTGGCTCTAGCATTGGATCATCCAGTGGTACAGAAGTATTGTGAGACGATACCCGATTTGAAAGACTTTTTGAGCAAATGTAATATATTGCCAGACGATACAAAAGAAGGATTCCATTTGCCTAATATAAGCGCCGTCAACCCCTTGACGAAGGAGGAAGTTCCCATTTTTGTAGCTCCTTATGTTATCAGTGGCTATGGTTCTGCACCAAGTGCGGTGATGGGTTGTCCAGGCCATGATAGTCgagattttgaattttggaaaCAAAATTGTCCCGGACAGCACATTAAAACATGTATAACACCTTTCTTTGACGATACTTCCAAATTatctgaaaaagaaaaacaagaattaATCGAAACTGTTCCATTTACGTCCACTGATGGTGTTCTGACTAAAGTAAGTGGCGATTACTCAGGAGTCTTTACTGGGGTGGCAAGAAAGTCAATAATGGGGAAACTGCATACCGAAAAATTATCCAAAAATGTCGTTAGGTATAAGATCAGAGATTGGTTAATAAGTAGACAAAGATATTGGGGTACTCCAATCCCTATCGTCCACTGCGATAGTTGTGGGCCTGTTCCTGTTCCAGAAAGTGACCTGCCTGTCAAACTGCCTGATATTAAGGAATTGAATACGAAAGGGAACCCGTTATCAACAATCAAAGAGTTTGTAAATGTTGATTGCCCTTCCTGTGGAAACCCCGCCAAAAGAGAGACGGATACAATGGATACTTTTATTGATAGTTCTTGGTATTATTTCAGATATCTGGACCCGAAAAATACATCAAAACCGTTTGATCGCGAAATCGCAAGCAAGCATATGCCCGTCGATATTTACATTGGCGGAGTAGAACACGCCATTTTGCATTTGTTATATTCAAGATTTATAGCCAAATTTCTTGGATCCATCAATGCATGGGACGATCCCACTGGAATGTTTGAGCCTTTTAAAAAACTAGTCACACAGGGAATGGTTCAAGGTAAAACCTATATTGATCCCGACACTGGGCGGTTTTTGATGTCTGATGAGTTGGAATATATGAATAACTCTTCGGACAGTAATTCTGTAATCATCAAAGCAAACGGCAAAGTACCGATGGTATCTTATGAAAAAATGTCAAAATCAAAGCATAACGGTGCTGATCCTAATGAATGTATCTCAAAGCACGGACCCGATGCTACAAGAGCACacattcttttccaaagtcCCGTTGCAGACGCTCTCAATTGGGACGAATCCAAGATTGTCGGTATTGAACGTTGGTTGCAAAAGGTTCTTGCTTTGActaaaaatattcttaaCCTTAAGGAGAATCTGACAATCAGTAAAGAGTACAAGACACCAACAGATCTGAACGATGCGGAGGTAAAACTTCACAATGATGTACAACGTTACTTGAAGTCAATAACGGAATCCTTTGAGATTCATCTTTCATTGAATACTGTAATATCAGACTATATGAAATTAACCAATATTTTAGAGGCTGCATTGAGGAAAGGTGAAATAAGAAATGAAATGATGGTACAGAATTTACAAAAATTGGTTAACAGCATCTACCCTGTGGTCCCATCAATTTCAGAAGAGGCGGCAGAAATGATTAGCTCTCAAATGGAATGGAACCAATACCAGTGGCCAGCAGTTGAGCGCGCTACTGAATCCCAATTTAAGAAATTCCAGATTGTTGTAAATGGTAGGGTCAAATTTATGTACACAGCAGAtaagaattttttcaaattgggTAGAGATGCTGTTATTGAAACTTTAATGAAGTTACCAGAAGGTAGAATGTATCTAATGAATAAgaagatcaaaaaattcgTTATGAAGTATAATGTGGTTAGTTTCTTATTCCATAAATAA